The following are encoded in a window of Variovorax paradoxus genomic DNA:
- a CDS encoding TRAP transporter small permease, producing MQRAIDGFFRLLEFLVVVCMVAMVVMVFGNVVLRYGFNSGISVSDEMSRYCFIWLTYIGAMVAMRDGAHLGVDTLIKHLPLMGKKVCFFLSQSLMLFCNVLFFMGTYEMHELQVTNISPVVGISMIWIYGIGYVVSVVMAVFNIDKLWRLFRGRVPDQELIQVMESEEQVLDAAAHGKVAQ from the coding sequence ATGCAAAGGGCAATCGACGGATTTTTTCGACTGCTGGAGTTCCTTGTCGTCGTGTGCATGGTGGCGATGGTCGTCATGGTGTTCGGCAACGTGGTGCTGCGCTACGGTTTCAATTCGGGCATTTCGGTGTCCGACGAGATGTCGCGCTACTGCTTCATCTGGCTCACCTACATCGGCGCCATGGTGGCGATGCGCGACGGCGCGCACCTGGGCGTCGACACGCTCATCAAGCACCTGCCGCTCATGGGCAAGAAGGTCTGCTTCTTCCTGAGCCAGTCGCTCATGCTGTTCTGCAACGTGCTCTTCTTCATGGGCACCTACGAGATGCACGAGCTGCAGGTGACCAACATCTCGCCCGTGGTCGGCATCTCGATGATCTGGATCTACGGCATCGGCTATGTGGTGTCGGTGGTGATGGCCGTCTTCAACATCGACAAGCTCTGGCGATTGTTCCGGGGCAGGGTGCCCGACCAGGAACTGATCCAGGTCATGGAATCCGAAGAGCAGGTGCTCGACGCCGCCGCACACGGGAAGGTGGCGCAATGA
- a CDS encoding IlvD/Edd family dehydratase, producing the protein MSNAPKKKPASELRSQQWFGRHDRDGFIYRSWMKGKGVPHDQFDGRPVIGICNTFSELTPCNSHFRTLAEQVKIGVYEAGGFPLEFPVMSLGETLLRPTAMLYRNLASMDVEESIRGNPLDGVVLLMGCDKTTPALMMGAASVDLPTIGVSGGPMLSGKWRGQELGSGTGVWQMSEQVRAGTLKLQDFFEAESCMHRSHGHCMTMGTASTMASMVESLGIGLPGNAAYPAVDGRRNVLARQAGRRIVDMVHEDMNMSKILTRQAIENAIKVNAAIGGSTNFVIHLLAIAGRMGVELTLDDFDRLAADLPCLVNLQPSGQFLMEDFCYAGGLPVVIKEIADHLHKDILTVTGQSVWENVKDAENYNPQVIRTQAEPFKDKAGICVLRGNLAPNGAIIKPSAATPELLVHKGRAVVFESADDLHKRIDDENLDIDEHCIMVLKNCGPKGYPGMAEAGNMPLPPKVLRKGITDMVRISDARMSGTAYGTVVLHTAPEAAAGGPLALVQDGDIVELDVPNRKLHLHVSDEELAKRRAKWVAPKAPLDSGYWKLYVDTVLQADQGADLDFLRGRRGAFVPRDNH; encoded by the coding sequence ATGAGCAACGCCCCGAAGAAAAAGCCCGCCAGCGAACTGCGCAGCCAGCAGTGGTTCGGTCGCCATGACCGCGACGGTTTCATCTACCGCAGCTGGATGAAAGGCAAGGGCGTGCCGCACGACCAGTTCGACGGTCGCCCGGTCATCGGCATCTGCAACACCTTCAGCGAACTCACGCCCTGCAACTCGCACTTCCGCACGCTCGCCGAGCAGGTGAAGATCGGCGTGTACGAAGCGGGTGGCTTCCCGCTCGAGTTCCCCGTGATGTCGCTCGGCGAGACGCTCCTGCGCCCCACCGCCATGCTGTACCGCAACCTCGCGAGCATGGACGTCGAAGAGAGCATTCGCGGCAACCCGCTCGACGGCGTGGTGCTGCTCATGGGTTGCGACAAGACCACGCCCGCGCTGATGATGGGCGCGGCCAGCGTCGACCTGCCGACCATCGGCGTGTCGGGCGGCCCGATGCTTTCGGGCAAGTGGCGCGGACAAGAGCTGGGCTCGGGCACCGGCGTATGGCAGATGAGCGAGCAGGTGCGCGCCGGCACGCTCAAGCTGCAAGATTTTTTCGAGGCCGAGAGCTGCATGCACCGCAGCCACGGCCATTGCATGACGATGGGTACCGCCAGCACCATGGCCAGCATGGTCGAGTCGCTGGGCATCGGCCTGCCGGGCAATGCGGCCTACCCTGCCGTCGACGGCCGCCGCAACGTGCTGGCACGCCAGGCCGGCCGGCGCATCGTCGACATGGTGCATGAAGACATGAACATGTCGAAGATCCTCACGCGCCAGGCGATCGAGAACGCGATTAAGGTCAACGCGGCCATCGGCGGCTCGACCAACTTCGTGATCCACCTGCTGGCCATTGCGGGCCGCATGGGTGTCGAGCTCACGCTCGACGACTTCGACCGCCTCGCCGCCGACCTGCCCTGCCTCGTGAACCTGCAGCCCTCGGGCCAGTTCCTGATGGAAGACTTCTGCTACGCGGGCGGCCTGCCGGTGGTCATCAAGGAAATCGCCGACCACCTGCACAAGGACATCCTCACCGTCACCGGCCAGAGCGTGTGGGAGAACGTGAAGGACGCAGAGAACTACAACCCGCAGGTCATCCGCACCCAGGCCGAGCCCTTCAAGGACAAGGCCGGCATCTGCGTGCTGCGCGGCAACCTCGCGCCCAACGGCGCCATCATCAAGCCCAGTGCGGCCACGCCCGAGTTGCTCGTGCACAAGGGCCGCGCGGTGGTGTTCGAAAGCGCAGACGACCTGCACAAGCGCATCGACGACGAGAACCTGGACATCGACGAGCACTGCATCATGGTGCTCAAGAACTGCGGCCCCAAGGGCTACCCCGGCATGGCCGAGGCGGGCAACATGCCGCTGCCGCCGAAGGTGCTGCGCAAGGGCATCACCGACATGGTCCGCATCAGCGACGCACGCATGAGCGGCACAGCCTACGGCACCGTCGTTCTGCACACCGCGCCCGAAGCGGCTGCGGGCGGCCCGCTGGCGCTGGTGCAGGACGGCGACATCGTCGAGCTCGACGTGCCGAACCGCAAGCTGCACCTGCATGTGAGCGACGAAGAGCTGGCGAAGCGCCGCGCGAAGTGGGTGGCGCCCAAGGCACCGCTCGACTCGGGGTACTGGAAGCTCTATGTCGACACGGTGCTGCAGGCCGACCAGGGCGCGGACCTGGACTTTCTGCGCGGGCGTCGCGGGGCTTTTGTGCCGCGAGACAATCACTGA
- a CDS encoding 2-dehydro-3-deoxygalactonokinase, translating to MTRLIAIDWGTSSLRGALLDPSGHVIEERSDARGILTVPEGGFPAVFASLFGDWMRLEDTRCLISGMAGSKQGWVEAPYCPCPAGRVEVGRKIIDINAIPGARIAIVPGLSDEHAGVPDVMRGEEVQILGAMTITGLDDGVFVLPGTHNKWATVKKGRVAGFRTYMTGEFYALLSQHSILARTLDAAAPLDEAAFLEGVTRSENGHGLLHNAFGARTLALFERMPKEELSSYLSGLLIGEELRTQSVQAVGEVVLIGSSALTQRYTLALRATGVATRTLGAEATWAGLHTLSGFLDTDRTPAA from the coding sequence ATGACAAGACTCATCGCCATCGACTGGGGCACAAGCTCGCTACGCGGTGCATTGCTCGACCCGAGTGGACACGTCATCGAAGAACGCAGCGATGCCCGCGGCATCCTCACCGTGCCCGAAGGCGGCTTCCCTGCCGTGTTCGCGTCGCTGTTCGGCGACTGGATGCGTCTGGAAGACACGCGCTGCCTCATCTCCGGCATGGCCGGCAGCAAGCAAGGCTGGGTCGAAGCGCCCTACTGCCCCTGCCCCGCAGGCCGCGTCGAAGTGGGCCGCAAGATCATCGACATCAATGCCATCCCCGGCGCACGCATCGCGATCGTTCCGGGCCTCAGCGACGAACACGCCGGCGTGCCCGACGTGATGCGCGGCGAAGAGGTGCAGATCCTCGGCGCCATGACGATCACCGGCCTGGACGACGGTGTCTTCGTGCTGCCCGGCACCCACAACAAGTGGGCGACGGTCAAGAAGGGCCGCGTCGCCGGCTTTCGCACCTACATGACCGGCGAGTTCTACGCGCTGCTGAGCCAGCACTCGATCCTCGCGCGCACGCTCGATGCGGCCGCACCGCTGGACGAAGCCGCGTTCCTCGAAGGCGTGACGCGCTCCGAGAACGGCCACGGCCTGCTGCACAACGCCTTCGGCGCACGCACGCTCGCGCTGTTCGAGCGCATGCCGAAAGAAGAGCTGTCGAGCTACCTGTCGGGCCTGCTCATCGGCGAAGAACTGCGCACGCAATCCGTTCAGGCCGTCGGCGAGGTCGTGCTGATCGGCTCCTCCGCCCTCACCCAGCGCTACACCCTGGCCCTGCGCGCCACCGGCGTTGCCACGCGCACGCTCGGCGCCGAAGCCACCTGGGCCGGACTGCACACGCTGTCCGGCTTTCTCGACACCGACCGGACACCCGCCGCATGA
- a CDS encoding TRAP transporter substrate-binding protein gives MLFRRTLMTAALVAGGLLASTGALAQFAERTIKFTNGVNEDHPVGVGVKKMQEVLAAKTGGKMKITAFWGGAAGGDLPATQALRAGTQEMVCTSSSPLVGIVKELGAFDLPFLFANEKEADAVLDGPAGEYFNKKLEAAGLVNLAYWENGFRNLTNSKKPVTKAEDFEGVKLRVMQNNIFLDSFKTLGANAVPMAFGEVFTALETRTIDGQENPFVTIETSKFSEVQKYLSVTRHAYTPFLILYSKKLWDQLNPQEQAVLREAAKEGQKVQREANRALNEKSLASLRKTMTVNEVSAAEQKRMLEKVKPVYDKNVPTIGSEAVGVVTDALKKARGG, from the coding sequence ATGTTGTTTCGCAGAACCCTGATGACCGCCGCCCTCGTGGCCGGCGGCCTGCTGGCATCGACCGGCGCCCTCGCGCAATTTGCCGAACGCACGATCAAGTTCACCAACGGCGTGAACGAAGACCACCCCGTGGGCGTGGGCGTGAAGAAGATGCAGGAAGTGCTCGCTGCCAAGACCGGCGGCAAGATGAAGATCACGGCCTTCTGGGGCGGCGCCGCGGGCGGCGACCTGCCGGCCACGCAGGCGCTGCGCGCCGGCACGCAGGAGATGGTGTGCACCTCGAGCTCGCCGCTGGTGGGCATCGTGAAGGAGCTCGGCGCGTTCGACCTGCCGTTCCTGTTCGCCAACGAGAAGGAGGCCGACGCGGTGCTCGACGGTCCCGCGGGCGAGTACTTCAACAAGAAGCTCGAGGCCGCCGGCCTCGTGAACCTGGCCTACTGGGAGAACGGCTTCCGCAACCTCACCAACAGCAAGAAGCCCGTCACCAAGGCCGAAGACTTCGAAGGCGTGAAGCTGCGCGTGATGCAGAACAACATCTTCCTGGACTCGTTCAAGACCCTGGGCGCCAACGCCGTGCCCATGGCGTTCGGCGAGGTGTTCACCGCGCTCGAGACCCGCACCATCGACGGCCAGGAGAACCCCTTCGTGACCATCGAGACCTCCAAGTTCAGCGAGGTCCAGAAGTACCTGAGCGTGACGCGCCACGCCTACACGCCGTTCCTCATCCTCTACAGCAAGAAGCTGTGGGACCAACTCAACCCGCAGGAGCAAGCCGTGCTGCGCGAGGCCGCGAAGGAAGGCCAGAAGGTCCAGCGCGAGGCCAACCGCGCGCTCAACGAGAAGTCGCTGGCCAGCCTGCGCAAGACGATGACGGTGAACGAGGTTTCGGCGGCCGAGCAGAAGCGCATGCTGGAGAAGGTGAAGCCCGTGTACGACAAGAACGTGCCAACCATCGGCTCGGAAGCCGTGGGCGTGGTGACCGACGCGCTGAAGAAGGCGCGCGGGGGCTGA
- a CDS encoding FadR/GntR family transcriptional regulator, with amino-acid sequence MIKNVHGNTVDRIGSDIVAGRYAPGASIPPEPLLCEELGVSRTVVRESIKSLIAKGLVTSGPKVGTRVQPPDQWNWFDADVIVWQTEAGLSAEFLRDLQDLRRVVEPAAVALAAQRATTEDIAGMEDAYAGMKRAIEFGGDYITPDLRFHQGLIRSSHNRMLVQMSRALGALLRTSFEISTSRKNGPASSLPLHRAVLDAVIARDPPAAEKAVRVLIDGARLDIETVLASRKKLPRISRPATQLKAFPL; translated from the coding sequence ATGATCAAGAACGTCCACGGCAACACGGTCGATCGCATCGGCAGCGACATCGTCGCGGGCCGCTATGCGCCCGGCGCGTCGATTCCGCCGGAGCCGCTCTTGTGCGAAGAGCTCGGCGTGAGCCGGACCGTGGTGCGCGAATCGATCAAGTCGCTGATCGCCAAGGGTCTCGTGACCAGCGGCCCGAAGGTGGGCACGCGCGTGCAGCCGCCCGACCAGTGGAACTGGTTCGATGCCGACGTCATCGTGTGGCAGACGGAGGCGGGCCTGTCGGCCGAGTTCCTGCGCGACCTGCAGGACCTGCGCCGCGTGGTCGAGCCCGCGGCGGTGGCGCTGGCCGCCCAGCGCGCTACCACCGAAGACATCGCCGGCATGGAAGACGCCTATGCGGGCATGAAGCGCGCCATCGAGTTCGGCGGCGACTACATCACGCCCGACCTGCGCTTTCACCAGGGCCTCATCCGCTCCAGCCACAACCGCATGCTGGTGCAGATGAGCCGTGCGCTGGGCGCGCTGCTGCGCACCAGCTTCGAGATATCGACCTCCCGCAAGAACGGGCCCGCGAGTTCGCTGCCGTTGCACCGCGCGGTGCTCGACGCCGTGATCGCGCGCGATCCGCCGGCTGCCGAGAAGGCGGTGCGGGTGCTCATCGACGGCGCGCGCCTCGACATCGAGACCGTGCTGGCCTCGCGCAAGAAGCTGCCGCGCATCAGCCGGCCGGCGACGCAGCTGAAGGCCTTCCCGCTCTAG
- a CDS encoding 2-dehydro-3-deoxy-6-phosphogalactonate aldolase, whose protein sequence is MTTPLDKFNAAMQALPLVAILRGLSPAEAADVGDAIVEPGFRLLEVPLNSPQPLESIALMRQRFPTALVGAGTVLDAKQVREVHAAGGELIVSPNFNADVIREAARLGMVCLPGVMTPTEAFGALAAGATGLKLFPAELASPAVVKALLAVLPAGTPVMPVGGISPDNMDTWRAAGAAGFGIGSSLYKPGKSAAAVREDAQRFVAAWAGLVRA, encoded by the coding sequence ATGACCACACCTCTCGACAAATTCAACGCCGCGATGCAGGCCCTGCCGCTCGTGGCCATCCTGCGCGGCCTCTCGCCCGCCGAAGCCGCCGATGTGGGCGATGCCATCGTCGAGCCCGGCTTCCGGCTGCTCGAAGTGCCGCTCAATTCGCCGCAGCCGCTGGAGAGCATCGCGCTGATGCGCCAGCGCTTTCCGACTGCACTGGTCGGCGCGGGCACGGTGCTCGACGCGAAGCAGGTGCGCGAGGTGCATGCGGCCGGCGGCGAGCTGATCGTTTCGCCCAACTTCAACGCTGACGTGATCCGCGAGGCCGCGCGCCTGGGCATGGTCTGCCTGCCCGGCGTGATGACGCCGACCGAGGCCTTCGGCGCGCTCGCGGCAGGTGCCACGGGCCTCAAGCTGTTCCCGGCCGAGCTGGCCTCGCCCGCTGTCGTGAAGGCCCTGCTCGCGGTGCTGCCGGCCGGCACGCCCGTGATGCCCGTGGGCGGCATTTCGCCGGACAACATGGACACGTGGCGCGCAGCCGGTGCGGCCGGCTTCGGCATCGGCTCGTCGCTCTACAAGCCCGGCAAGAGCGCCGCCGCCGTGCGCGAAGACGCGCAGCGCTTCGTGGCCGCCTGGGCCGGCCTCGTCCGCGCCTGA
- a CDS encoding TRAP transporter large permease, protein MTVTIFIVSLLGAMALGIPISYSLLVCGVSLMGWLAYTGGLPAFDSQIIAQRFVDGADNFPLLAVPFFLLAGEFMNAGGLSRRIVNLAMAWVGHYRGGMGYVAVLAAIIMASLSGSAVADTAALAALLIPMMKAAGYRMNRSAGLIAAGGIIAPVIPPSIGLIVFGVAGNVSITKLFLAGIVPGILMGLAVGVAWWIVARKDKVKSSPRVPWGERLKVTAQGSLALALPVIIIGGMKFGVFTPTEAAVVAAVYSLVVGLFIYGELKVKDLYRLTLAAGKTTAVVMFLVAAAMVSAWLITVANIPTEVVALLEPFLDNKILLMFMMMVLIVIVGTALDFTPTVLILTPVLMPVVLKAGIDPVYFGVLFIMNNAIGLITPPVGTVLNVVSGVARISMDDAFKGVMPFFIAHLVVLFALVFFPQLVTVPLQWWMGR, encoded by the coding sequence ATGACCGTCACGATCTTCATCGTCTCGCTGCTCGGCGCCATGGCACTGGGCATTCCGATCTCGTACTCGCTGCTGGTGTGCGGCGTCTCGCTGATGGGCTGGCTGGCCTACACCGGTGGCCTGCCGGCCTTCGACAGCCAGATCATTGCGCAGCGCTTTGTCGACGGCGCCGACAACTTCCCGCTGCTCGCGGTGCCGTTCTTCCTGCTGGCCGGCGAGTTCATGAATGCGGGCGGGCTCAGCCGGCGCATCGTGAACCTGGCGATGGCCTGGGTCGGCCACTACCGCGGCGGCATGGGCTACGTGGCGGTGCTGGCCGCGATCATCATGGCTTCGCTGTCGGGCTCGGCCGTGGCCGATACGGCTGCGCTGGCCGCGCTCCTCATCCCGATGATGAAGGCCGCCGGCTACCGCATGAACCGGTCGGCCGGCCTCATCGCCGCGGGCGGCATCATCGCGCCGGTGATCCCGCCGTCGATCGGGCTCATCGTGTTCGGCGTGGCGGGCAACGTGTCGATCACCAAGCTGTTCCTCGCAGGCATCGTGCCCGGCATCCTCATGGGGCTGGCGGTGGGCGTGGCCTGGTGGATCGTGGCCCGGAAGGACAAAGTGAAGTCCTCGCCGCGCGTGCCCTGGGGCGAGCGACTGAAGGTCACGGCGCAGGGCAGCCTGGCGCTGGCGCTGCCGGTCATCATCATCGGCGGCATGAAGTTCGGCGTCTTCACGCCGACCGAAGCCGCCGTGGTCGCGGCCGTCTATTCGCTCGTGGTGGGCCTCTTCATCTACGGCGAGCTCAAGGTCAAAGATCTGTACCGCCTCACGCTCGCGGCGGGCAAGACCACCGCGGTGGTGATGTTCCTCGTGGCGGCCGCGATGGTGAGTGCGTGGCTGATCACGGTGGCCAATATCCCGACCGAAGTGGTGGCGCTGCTCGAGCCCTTCCTGGACAACAAGATCCTGCTGATGTTCATGATGATGGTGCTGATCGTCATCGTGGGCACCGCGCTCGACTTCACGCCCACCGTGCTCATCCTCACGCCGGTGCTGATGCCCGTGGTGCTCAAGGCCGGCATCGACCCGGTGTACTTCGGCGTGCTGTTCATCATGAACAACGCCATCGGCCTGATCACGCCGCCCGTGGGCACGGTGCTCAACGTGGTGAGCGGCGTGGCGCGCATCTCGATGGACGATGCCTTCAAGGGCGTGATGCCCTTCTTCATCGCCCACCTCGTCGTGCTGTTCGCGCTGGTGTTCTTCCCGCAGCTCGTGACCGTTCCGCTCCAGTGGTGGATGGGGCGCTAG